The Streptomyces liliiviolaceus sequence CGCCGTACCCGGTGAACACGTCCGGGATCCAGGAGTCGGAGTCGGTGAAGCCCCACACGGTGACGCCCTCGCAGCGCGCCACGGCGACACAGGCTGCGGTGACCGCCTTGTACTCGGCCTTCTGCTGGGCGAGTTGGGCGGTCGTGGGCGGGACGGTCATACGGATGTCGAGTTCGGTGATCGCGACGTCCACGCCGAGGTCGGCGAAGCGCTGGATGTTGGCCTGGAGCGTGGACGGGACCTGACCGAGGATCAGGTGGGCCTGCAGTCCCACGCCGTCGATCGGGACGCCCTGCTCCTTGAGGGATTTGACGAGGTTGTACAGCGCGGTGCTCTTCGCGTTGACGCCCTCGACGTTGTAGTCGTTGACGTACAGCTTCGCGGCCGGGTCGGCGGCGCGGGCGGCGCGCAGCGCGTCGGCGATGTACGAGTCGCCGATCGCCGTCTGGAAGACCGACTGCCTGCGCGTACCGTCCTCGTTGAACGGTTCGTTGACGACGTCCCAGTGGTCGATGCGGCCCTGGTAGCGGCCCGCCTCGGTGGCGATGTGGTCGGTCATCACGGTCCGCAGGGTGTCGGCGGTCCAGGTGCCGTTGCTGACCCAGCCGGGCAGTTGGCTGTGCCAGACCAGGGTGTGCCCGCGGACCTTCTGGGCGTGCGCCTCGGCGAAGTCGACGACGGCGTCGGCGCCTGACCAGGTGAAGCTCCCGCGGGTCGCCTCGACCGAACCCCACTTCATCTCGTTGCCCGGCGTGATGGAGTCGAACTGCTCGCCGGTGATCGTGCCGTAGGTGCCGTTGAGCTTGGAGGCCGTGACGGCCGTCCCGTAATAGATGCCCTTCGCGGCGGCGAGGTCCCGCAGTACGGGCTCTGCGGCGGCCTGCCGTCGCGTCGCGTCCTGCCGTTGCGTGGCGGCCGGTTCGGAGCCGGCGGCGGCGTGACCGGAGGCGGCTGCCCCGATCACGAGCGAGGCCGCGGCCAGGAACGCGGACGCGGCTCTCCGTAAGCTCTGGGGCTTCATGGACGTCCCTCTCATGATGGCTTCACGTCGCTTCCGGAATTTCCGGAAGACCTCTGCAAAGTTTCGAGAGTGCGTCCGGAACGGTAGAGGCGTACGGGGTGACCGTCAACGGAGGTGGGGCAGTTGACCGAGGAGGACACCGGGAACGCCGGGGGCGGTGGGGCGCGGGAGGGGCGGGGCAAGGTCACGATCACGGAGATCGCCCGGGAGGCCGGGGTCTCCGTGCCGACCGTGTCGCGGGTGGTCAACGGCCGGTCGGACGTGGCGCCGGGGACGCGTGCGCGGGTGGAGGACCTGTTGTGTCTGCACGGCTACCGCCGGCGGCCGTCCGGGGCGCGGGTGCGGGCCGCGCTGATCGACCTGGTCTTCGACGACCTCGACAGTCCCTGGGCGGTGGAGATCATCCGGGGCGTGGAGGAGGTGGCGCACGCGGCGGGGGTCGGGACGGTCGTCTCCGCGATCCACGGCCGCTCGGGGGACGCGCGCCGGTGGATGACGAACCTGCGGGCGCGTGCCTCGGACGGCGTGATCCTGGTGACGTCCGTCCTGGAACCCGTCCTGCACGAGGAGTTGCGGCGGCTCGGGGTGCCGCTCGTGGTGGTCGATCCGGCGGGCTCGCCCGCGCTGGACGCGCCCACGGTGGGGGTCACCAACTGGGCCGGCGGGATGGCCGCCACCGAGCATCTGGTGCGGCTCGGCCATCGCAGGATCGGGTTCGTCGCGGGGCCGCCGCGGCTGCTCTGCTCGCGGGCCCGGCTGGACGGGTACCGCGCGGCGCTGGACCGGGCGGGGATCGCCGTCGACGAGTCGCTGATCGTGCCCGGCGACTTCTACCCCGAGTCGGGGTACGCCGGATGCGCCGCGCTGCTGGACCTCGACCGGCCGCCCACGGCGCTCTTCGCCGCGAGCGACCAGATGGCGATGGGGGCCGTCGAGGCGTTGCGGCGGCGGGGGTTGCGGGTGCCGGAGGACATGAGCGTGGTGGGTTTCGACGACCTTCCGGAGGTCCGCTGGTCGGCTCCGCCGCTCACGACGGTCCGTCAGCCGCTCGCGGAGATGGGGAAGCTGGCGGTCCGCACGGTCCTTCGGCTCACCCGGGGCGAGGCCCTCGACTCGCCCCGGGTGGAGCTGGCCACGGAGCTGGTCGTGCGGGCCAGCACGGCGGCGCGACGCCCGCCTTCCGGGGCGGGGGCGAGGGGTTCGGTTTGAAGTGCGGGCCGGTGGGGGCTGGTCGCGCCGTTCCCCGCGCCCCTGAGCCGTGCCTGGCCCTCCGCGGTGGCATCGAGGACAGGTCCGCCAGCCCCTGCGCCGACACCCGGCAGCTCTCACAGTGCGGGACCGTGGGGGCTTGTCGCGCCGTTCCCCGTGTCCCTGAAAGGGCCCGACGAGGGCGGGGGCAGCACCCCGTTGGCTCGACGAGTTCCCTCCCGGTCTTCAGCGCGGTCGGGCAGGCGCCCCTTCAGGGGCGCGGGGAACTGCGCGGCCGGCCCCCACCGGGCAGCACTTCGAAACGAGCCCGATCCCGCCGCGGCCGAGCGGGCAGGCTCGGCGCGCCGTTCCCCGTGTCCCTGGAAGGGCGGGCCCTCAAAGGGGGCCCGGGTCAGGTGCGCGGGGTGCCCAGGCGGCCTTCCAGTTGGGAGAGGAGGTTGCCCAGGAGGGTTGCCAGGGTGTGTTGGTCCGTGGGGTTCAGGTCGGACAGGGCCGTTGTCTCGTACGAGAGCTGCTCGGGGAGGATGCCGTCCACCAGGGCGCGGCCGGCGTCCGTGAGGCGGACGTGGGCGACGCGGCGATCGCGCGCGTCCCCGCGCCGCTCGACGAGACCGCGCTCGGTCAGCTGCTTGAGCCGCTTGGTGACGGCGGCGCCGGACGAGAAGGTCTCCCGGGCCAGCTCCCCCGGTGTCAGTTCGAGGCCGGTGCGGCGCAGTGCGCCGAGGAGGTCGAACTCGGGGCGGGTGAGTCCGGCGTGCCGCAGCGGCGCGTCCTCGGCCTGCTGGAGGAGCGCGGCACACCGGTTGATGCGGCCGATGACCTCCATGGGTCCCGTGTCGAGGTCGGGATGGACCGTCCGCCACTGCCGGACCACCGCGGCGACCGTGTCGCCCCCGGCCGGCCGCCCCGCCCCGGCGCCCTCGTGCGGCCCGCCACCGGCGGCGTCGGTGCCGACCGCCCTCCGACCGTTCGCTGCCGTCATGCCTCTGCGTCCTCCAGAACGTGCGGTCCCTGCCGTCGTACCGTCGCCGCGAGCGTACGGTGTCCGGCCTGCTCCGCCAGCATCACCCGCTCCTGCGGCAGGGCGCGCTGCCACCATTCGCCGGCCGCCGCGTCGGCCGTGGCGCGCAGCTCGACGAGCGCGGCGGCCAGCCGACGGCGGGCGGCCTCCAGCGCGCCGGGACCGGGGGTGGAGCCGGAGCCGGGTCCGGAGCCGGGTCCGGGCGGCTCGGCGGCGATCAGCCGTGCCGCCTGCTCACGGGCGCGCTCCACCGTGTCGAGCGCGTCCTCGACACGGTCCCCGGCGCGCCGGTTGGTGACGGCGACCGCCGCCGCGAAACCGACGACCGCGCCGACCAGCGTGTCCACGACCCGGTCCGTCATCAGCGCGCCGGGCTCCTGGAAGCCGGTGAACTCGGTGATCAGCAGGGCCATCGGGGTCACGCAGATGCTGCCGAGCCAGTAGTTGCGGGTGATCAGTGCCTCCGCGCCGAAGTTGAAGGCGAGGCAGCACAGGACCAGGGCGGCGGGGCCGAGGTGGGCGAGCGGGGCGACGGCCGCGAAGAGGAGGACGCCGACGAGATTGCCGACGACGCGCTGGACGCCCCGGCTCCAGGTCAGCGTGAGGTTCGCCTGATAGAGCGAGGCCGCGGTGACCAGGGCCCAGTACGGGCGGCCGACGCCGAGCGCCAGGGACACGTAACCGGCGAGGGCGCACCCGAGCGCGGTGCGCAGGGCGAACGGGAGGAGGGGACCCAGCCCGCCGGACCACCGCCGCCGGCCGCTCCTCCCGGCGGCCGGGCCGGTCTCCAGCAGTTCGACCTCCACGCCGAGCAGTTCATCGGCGTCCCGTCCGGACGCCACCCGGGGTACGGGGTTCGTGCCGCGCAGGTCGCGCGCCCAGGTGCGCAGCCGGGCGGGGTCCGTGTCGGCGGGGGCCGCGAGCGCGACCTCGGCCCGTACGACCAGTTGTTCGAGGGCCCGGCGGGGCTCCGGACGCGCGCCGGTGGCGAGCAGCGACTGCCAGGCCGCGTGCACGGCGGCGGCAGCGGCGGCGCGGGCCCGCCGGTGGCCCGCTTCGCCGCGTACGCCGGAGGTGGACGCCGACCCGTGCGCCTCCACGTATCCGGCGGCCGCGTTCAGCGCGCGGGCCGTGGCCCGGCGCTCGGGGCCGTGCGGGCGTACGAGGCCGGGCGCCATGCCGACGAGCCAGGCCCAGGCGCCCGCCCCGGCGGCGAGGGCGAGGTGGCCCAGGACCTGGCCGAGCGTCTGGGGCGCGAAGAGGGAGGCGGAGCTGATGAAGGTGAAGATCACCGGTCCGGGCGGGCCGATCCGCGTCAGGTCGGTCAGCGCCTTGTGCGCGGCGGCGAGCAGCGCGCCGACCGCGACCAGGACCACGGCGGAGGACGTGAGCGACGCGGTGACCAGGGCGATCGCGACCGAGGCGAGCATGCCGAGGACGACTCCGCCGAGGGCACGGCCGCGGGCCGCGTACGGCAGGTTGTGGGCGTAGAGCGCGCAGAGCGAGCCGGCCATGGAGTACAGGGCGAGGTCGAGCCGGCCGAGCGCCAGCAGTGTCAGATTCGGCACGCCGACGGCGACGACCACGCTCAGTGCGGGCTTGAACCAGATGTCGGAGGGGCGGTTGAGGCGCAGGACGCCCGCGAGGGGCAGTCTGCGGACGGGGGTGGCGCGGTGGCGGGGGCGGACACTGCTCATACCCATAAGATTAGCAGGTGTTTTACTCATAAAAGATATTCGTGGGAGACATGCGCTCGCAGAAGCCTCTGCGGCCTGCCGCGCACCCCCCGCACGCTCCCCCTGTACGCCGTTGCGCCCGCTCGACTCCGCTTGTGTCCCGGCCGGCCGGGGCATCACTTCGACCGGACTGTCCGACACCGTCGAGCGGGGAGGTGCGCGGTGCACGGACCGGGGGCAGGTTCGGCCGGCTGGCTGCTCGTCGCGCTGTGCGCGGCGACCGGGGCCTACTGCCTGCTGCGGATGCGCAGCAGGGTCGAGGAGCAGCGCCGCACCGCGGGCGGCGAGGCGCTGATGGGGTTCGGCATGGCCGCGATGGCCGTACCCGCGGCGGTGCCGGCGCCACCGCGCTGGGCCTGGGTCGTCTACGCGGCCGTGTTCGGGGCGACGGCACTGCGCGCCCTGTGGGCCGCGCGGAACAGCGCCCACCATCTGCATCACCTGGTGGGCGCCTTCGCCATGGTCTACATGGCCGCGATGATGGCGAGCGGGACGCACGCGGGGATTCCGGTCCTGACCGGCGTACTGCTCGCGTACTTCACGGCGTACGTGCTGTGGACCGGGACACGGCTCGTACCCGTCGCCGCCGGCGGACCGGCGGGAGATCTCCGCGCGCCCGGCTGGGGCGACCGGCTGGAGCTGGCACGGGCGTGCCGGCTCTCCATGGGCATAGGCATGCTGGCGATGCTCCTCACCCTCTGAGGGCACCGGCCGGGGACACGGCCCGAGGGCACCCTCTGAGGGGGTTCGCGACTGTACGGAACCGTACGCAACCGTGGTCTGCGTCACTTGCCGCGGCCAGTCGTATCCGGCGGCGCCGCCGCGCTCATAGTCTGCTTCCATGATGGTCCCCGCAGCACTGTTGCTGCTCGGCGCCCTGGCCGCCGTCCTCGCTCCGCGCCTGCTCGCGCGGGCGCAGTGGCAGGACCGCGAACCGGTGGTCGCCCTGTGGGCGTGGCAGTGCGTGGTGGTGGCCGTCCTGCTCTGCTGCGCGCTGTCGATGGCGCTCAGCGCGGCCGCCGCCTGGCAGGCCGTGCGCGGCAGGCTCTTCGCCCCCGCCCCGCACGCGGTGGTGGAGGCCTACGCGCTCGCCGGGGGCCCCTGGGCCGCGGCGACGGCGGTGACACTGGCGCTCGGCGGGGTGTGGACCGCGGCCATGCTGGCCCGTGAGATCGGCCGGGCCGCGGCCAGGCGACGGCGCCGCCGCGCCGAACTCGTCGTACGCGCACCGCTGTTGCCGGGGGAGGAGCCGGGCGGTGAGCGGCTGGTCGTCCTGGAGGGGGAGCGCCCCGATGCCTGGTGGCTGCCCGGCGCCGCGCCCCAACTCGTCATCACCACCGCCGCGTTGCGCCGCCTCAAGGGGCAGCAGCTGGACGCCGTGCTCGCCCATGAGCAGGGCCACGCGCGCGCCCGGCACAACTGGCTGCTGCACTCCTCGGCGGCGCTGGCGGGCGGCTTTCCGCAGGTCCCGGTGTTCGCGGCGTTCCGTGACGAGATGCACCGGCTGGTGGAGCTCGCCGCCGACGACATGGCGTCACGCAGGTTCGGCCGGCTGACCACCGCTCTCGCGCTGGTGGAACTCAACGAGGACCGCGGTGTGTTCGGCCCCTGCCCGACCCCGCAGGCGCATGTTCCGCAGCGGGTCCACCGGCTGCTCACTCCCCCGGACCGCCTCCCGCCCACCCGCAGGCTGAAGCTCACCGCGGCGGCGGCGCTGGTGCCGGTGATCCCGGTCCTGGTGGCCTTCGGGCCGGGTCTGCGGGCGCTCGGGTGAACGCCGCAGGCACGCGCGGCGAACCCCTGGTTCGCCTCTGACCCCGTCCGTCGGCGAGGATCGGCGTATGCACTCTCCCGTCGACTCGCCGCCCCACGCGACCGGCCCCGGGATCGCCCTGCGCGTTGCCACGGCTCTCGCTCTGCCCACCGTGCTGCTGATCGTGCTGGTCACGGCCTCCTGGGACCCGCTCATGGCCCTCGACGGCGACATCGCCCGCACCACCCACCGCTGGGCGGTCGACGACCCCGACCTGACCCAGGCGTTCCGCATCCTCACCGACTGGGTGTGGGACCCGTGGACGATGCGGGCCCTGATCGCCGTCACCGTGCTCTGGCTGGTGCTGCACCACGGCGCGTGGTGGCTCGCCCTGTGGCTGACGGCCACCCTCCTGGTCGCCGGGCTCCTCTCGCAGGGCATCAAGGCGGCGGTCGACCGCGACCGCCCCGTCTGGCCCGACCCGGTGGACTCCGCCCACTTCGCCGCCTTCCCCTCCGGGCACGCCATGACGGCCACGGTGGCGTGCGGCCTGCTGCTGTGGGTCCTGCGCCTGTACGGCACGGGGCGCGTCCTGTGGCGTATCGCGGTGGCCGTGGCGGTGGTGTCGGTCGCCGGTGTGGGGTTCACCCGGATCTGGCTGGGCGTGCACTGGTCGACGGACGTGCTCGCCGGCTGGCTGCTGGGCGCGTCGGCGGTGGCCCTGGCGGTGGTGTCGTACGCCCGCTGCTTCCCTCCCGCGCGAAGCACATGATGTACTCCCCTTGCGTGATCGAATAGTTGATCCAACCCGTTCATTGGCGCGATGGAGTTGCTTGTCATGTCGACCGGCCCACAGCGGTTCTCGCAGATCGTTACCGACAAGGCGCACCCGGCGCGTGTCTATGACTGGCTGCTGGGCGGCAAGGACAACTATCCGGTCGACGAGGCGGTGGGCGAGAAGCTGCCGCCCGAGGCGAAGGACGCGGCCCGCCAGAACCGGCAGTTCATGCACCGGGCGGCCGCCTGGCTGGCCACCCAGGGCGTCGACCAGTTCCTGGACATCGGCACGGGCATCCCCACCGAGCCCAACCTCCACCAGATCGTCCAGGACATCGTGCCGACGGCGAAGGTCGTCTACACCGACAACGACCCGATCGTGCTGCGTCACGCCGAGGCGCTGCTGGTCAGCCGTCCCGACGGAGTCACCGACTACATCGAGGCCGATGTGCGGCAGCCGGAGGCGATCGTCGAACACGCCCGGCGCGTGCTGGACTTCAGCCGTCCCATCGCGCTGTCGCTGATCGCGCTGATGCACTTCATCCCCGACGAGCAGGACGCCCACTCCATCGTGCGCGACCTGGTCGCCACGCTGCCGTCGGGCAGCTATCTGGTGCTGTCGCACGCCGCCTCCGACCTGTATCCGGAACTGGCGGCGCAGGTCACCGCCGAGTACGCCAAGGGCGGCATCCAGCTCGGCTTCCGCACCCGCGCGGAGGTGGAGCGCTTCTTCGAAGGCCTCGAACTCGTGGCGCCCGGCCTGGTGACGGCGACGGAGTGGGACGCCTCGGGCAAGGTGCAGGGGGCCGAGGGCAGCGGCATCTACACGGGCGTGGCCCGCGTCTCCTGACCGCGGGACCTTCGGCACGGGCGGTCGGTACGAACCGGTTGAGACGGTAACTCCCTTACCTGATGCGGTAATTGGCCCCGGGCGTCACGTCTGACGCAGGGACCCCACGGGCAGGCCATACGGGAACGAGCCGCCGTGGTCCCGGCGGTTGCGCCTGCCCGCCGGGACCGTACGTCACCGAAGGGACCCCCATGCCCCCTTTCCGTACGCCCTCCTTGCGCCGCGCCGCATTGGCCCTGACCCTGACGCTCCTGGCGTCGGGGTCGGCGGTCTCCGCGACCACGGCCGCCACCGCGACCGCCGACCCCGCGGCGGCCACGGCATCGGCCGGACGCGCCTGGTTCACCTCCTGGGCGCAGTCCCAGCAGGATCTCGCCCCGACTCCCCTGCGCGACCAGTCCGTTCGCATGATCACCCATCTCGGGCAGGGCGGCGGGGCGCTGCGGGTCCGGATCCAGAACACCTTCGGTACGACCCCGCTCACCGTGGACGCCGCCACCGTCGGGCACAGCGACGGCCAGGGCGCGGCCGTCGAGGGCGACGTCCTCGCCGTCACCTTCGACGGGCGGCGCGAGGTCGTCGTACCGGCCGGCGGCGAGGTGTGGAGCGACGCGGCGGCGCTGAGGACCGAAGCGCAGGACGACGTCGCGGTCTCCCTGTCCGTGTCCGGCACGGTCACGCCCGGACGGCACACCAGCGCCTTCCGCTCCAACTACCTGACCGCGCCCGGCTCCGGCGACCACACGACCGAGGCGAGCGGCTCCGCGTACACGCAGACCGTCGGCTCCACGTACCTCGTCAGCGCCGTCGACGTGCACAACCCGAAGCTCAGGGGCACGATCGTCGCGTACGGCAGCTCGGTGGTCGACGGGACCGGCAGCACCGACTGCGGGCCCGGCTGCACGCCCGAGGGAACCGATCACCGCTGGACGGACGATCTCGCCCGCCGCGTGACCGCCGAACTCCCCCGCACCCGGCAGCTCGCGATCGCCAACGCGGGCATCGGGGGCACGACCAGTTCCGCAGACTGCCCGCGCAATCCGGCCGGTGTCCGGGGGCTCGACGCGGTGTCCCGGCTGGAGCGGGACGTGCTCGCCCTGCACGGGGTGACCGGGGTCCTCTACTACTACGGCACGAACGACCTCGCCAACGGCTGCGACGCCGAGCTGATCCTGCGCAGCTACGACGAGGTGTTCCAGCGGCTGCGGGCCGCCGGGATCAAGGTCTACGTCACACCGATCACCCCGCGCCCCGGCTACACCGACCGGAACAACCTCGACCGCCACGCCGTCGGCACCCACGTCAAGAAGGGGAACACCTGCGACGGCACGTGCGACGGGGTGACGGACTTCGACCAAGTCCTCAAGGACCCGCTGAAGCCCAACAGCATCGACCCGGCCTACGACACCGGCGACGGGATCCACGCCAACATCGCGGGCCAGCGGGCGCTCGCCGACTACGTCTCCCTGCCGATGCTCCTGTCGTCGACCGCACACCGCTGACGTCACCGCCCGCGCCCCCGCCGGGTGCCGGATCATCGGTGGGGTCAGAATCAGAGGGTGACCGTGCCATCCGAGACCTCACCGCCGCTGCAGACCCTGTGCGGCAGCGCCCCCCGCAGCCCCTTGCGCGCCTTCCTGCGGACGGAGACCGGCAGTGCCGCGTTCCTGCTGGCGGGCGCGCTCGCCGCGCTCGTCTGGGCCAACGCCGGCGCCGGTTCGTACGACTCCCTGTGGGAGACCGAGTTGTCGGTCCGCGTCGGCTCGGGCGGTGTCTCCCTCGAACTGCGCGAGTGGCTGAACAGCGGGCTGATGACGCTGTTCTTCTTCGTCGTCGGTCTGGAGGCGCGCCGCGAGTTCGACATGGGCGAGCTGCGGGAGCGGCGGCGGATCACCCTGCCGCTGCTCGCCGGGCTCAGCGGCATGCTCGTACCCGTCGCGATCTATCTGGCGGTCAACGCGGGCGAGGACTCCGTGCACGGCTGGGGCGCGGCCATGTCCACGGACACGGCCTTCGCGCTGGGCATGCTCGCCGTCTTCGGGAACCGGCTGCCCGGCGGCCTGCGGGTCTTCATCCTCACCGTCGCCGTCGTCGACGACTTCCTGGCCCTGGCCGTCATCGCCTTCGCGTACAGCGGAGCCATCGCCTGGCCCGCGCTGCTGACCGCGCTCGGCCTGTTCGCGGTCGTGCTGCTGGTGCGCCGCACCCTCGGCATGCGCGTCCCCTCCCTGTACGCGGTGCTGGGCGTGGCCATCTGGGTGGCGCTGCTCAAGTCGGGGGTGGACCCGGTGGTGACCGGCCTCGCGATGGGACTGCTGACGTACGCCCGCCCGGCGGAGCGCGGCGACCTGGAACTGGCCAGCCGGCAGTTCCGGCGCTTCCGCGAGCAGCCGACCCCCGAACTCGAACGGACCGTACGGCGCCAGATCGCCTCGACGCTCTCCCCCAACGACCGGCTCCAGCGCATGCTCCACCCCTGGACGAGCTATGTGATCGTGCCGCTGTTCGCCCTCGCCAACGCCGGGATCACCCTCAGCGCCGACCAGCTGACCGGCGCGTTCACCTCACCGGTCACCCTCGGCATCCTCCTCGGCTATGTGCTCGGCAAGCCGGTCGGCATCATCGGCGCTACCTGGCTCACCACGCGGCTCAGCAAGGGGCGCCTGCATCCGCCGGTCGGCTGGGGCGCCATCTCCGCGGGCGGCACCCTGGCCGGGGTGGGCTTCACGGTGTCCCTGCTGATCGCCACGCTCGCCTTCGACGGCGACCGGCTGGAGCAGGCGAAGATCGGCATCCTGGGCGCCGTGCTCTGCTCGTTCCTCCTCGCCTGGCTGGTCACCGCGGTCACCGGCGCCCTGTCCGCGCCGTCCCGGGCCCGCGCCCTGCTGGGCACGGGGCAGACCATCGTCGACCTCAGCGAACCCGTCGACATGGACCGCGACCACGTACGCGGCCCCCGGGACGCGCCCGTGACGCTCCTGGAGTACGGGGACTTCGAGTGCCCCTACTGCGGGCTGGCCGAGCCGGTGGTGCGCGAACTGCTCGCCGACTTCGGCGACGTGCGGTACGTGTGGCGGCATCTGCCGCTCCCGGACGTGCACCCGGGTGCGCAGCTCGCGGCGGAGGCCGCCGAGGCCGCCCACCGGCAGGGCAGCTACTGGGAGATGCACGAGCAGCTGATGCGGCATCAAGGGGATCTGCTGCCGAAGGACCTGCTGCGCTACGCCGAGGAGATCGGCCTCGACACGGATCGCTTCCGCGCCGACCTCCGGGCCGGTACGGGCGCCGCCAGGGTCGCCGCGGACGTGGAGTCCGCCGACCTCAGCGGGGTGTCGGGCACGCCCACGTTCTTCGTCAACGGCCGCCGTCACCACGGCGCCTACGACATCGCCGCGCTGTCCGCGGCGGTGCGCGCCGCCCGGCAACGGGCCTCGCTCACCGGGACGGGCCGGAAGAACTGAGGAACTGAGGGACTGAGAAACCGAGGGACTGAGGGACTGAGGTAGAACCGGCGCCGCGCGTTCAGGCCGCGCGCAGGCCCCGGTCGGCGAAGGCGATCAGCCACTCGAAGCTCTCGTCGATGTCGGCGCTCCACTGGAAGCCGCCCCCCGACTGCAGTGTGGCGAACCCGTGGCAGAGACTACGGAGCATCCGCAGGGCGTGGTCGACGTCGGGTTCCGCGATGTCGTAGCCGCGCAGCACCACCGTGAACGCGCCGAGCAGCCGGCGGCTCGCGAGAGCCATCGGGTCGTCCGGGCCGGCCGGTTCCACGCCGATCGTCGCCGCGTACCGGCCGGGATGCTCCAGGACGAAGGCGCGGAAGGCGCGGGCCGCGGCTCCCAGGGCGTCGCGG is a genomic window containing:
- the nhaA gene encoding Na+/H+ antiporter NhaA; protein product: MTVPSETSPPLQTLCGSAPRSPLRAFLRTETGSAAFLLAGALAALVWANAGAGSYDSLWETELSVRVGSGGVSLELREWLNSGLMTLFFFVVGLEARREFDMGELRERRRITLPLLAGLSGMLVPVAIYLAVNAGEDSVHGWGAAMSTDTAFALGMLAVFGNRLPGGLRVFILTVAVVDDFLALAVIAFAYSGAIAWPALLTALGLFAVVLLVRRTLGMRVPSLYAVLGVAIWVALLKSGVDPVVTGLAMGLLTYARPAERGDLELASRQFRRFREQPTPELERTVRRQIASTLSPNDRLQRMLHPWTSYVIVPLFALANAGITLSADQLTGAFTSPVTLGILLGYVLGKPVGIIGATWLTTRLSKGRLHPPVGWGAISAGGTLAGVGFTVSLLIATLAFDGDRLEQAKIGILGAVLCSFLLAWLVTAVTGALSAPSRARALLGTGQTIVDLSEPVDMDRDHVRGPRDAPVTLLEYGDFECPYCGLAEPVVRELLADFGDVRYVWRHLPLPDVHPGAQLAAEAAEAAHRQGSYWEMHEQLMRHQGDLLPKDLLRYAEEIGLDTDRFRADLRAGTGAARVAADVESADLSGVSGTPTFFVNGRRHHGAYDIAALSAAVRAARQRASLTGTGRKN
- a CDS encoding TetR/AcrR family transcriptional regulator, with the translated sequence MVAAGAALADEVGFGRLTMGLLAERLGVRTPSLYKHVGGQDDLNRRIAALAMSEAADAVGGAVQGYAGRDALGAAARAFRAFVLEHPGRYAATIGVEPAGPDDPMALASRRLLGAFTVVLRGYDIAEPDVDHALRMLRSLCHGFATLQSGGGFQWSADIDESFEWLIAFADRGLRAA